A stretch of Myceligenerans xiligouense DNA encodes these proteins:
- a CDS encoding sensor histidine kinase produces MESPSLYERVSGWFERHRFATDVTVALVLGGFVLVAAVSATEAMVWASGLPGWFPAVWSALMMVPMAWVRTRPVASTGAMLVLALTHMGLGVPVMLPADLMLPYSLYGLTAYGPRWGPRAGIIAAAAGCFLLYLETKILSGDTGGGAEAAGAFAFLIFCTAWALGLFRRSRRAMLDALRDRAERLQLESDQQATIAAGAERARIAREMHDVVAHSLSVVIAQADGGRYAARADPEAASRALDTIAETGRAALADMRKILGVLRTSPAPGEAPGAPSDGPGATGSAAEPAPIAPQPDVTQIEALVEQSRSDGMRVSYARIGEERQLPPGIGLNIYRVAQEALTNVRKHAGPDPQATVLIRWGEREIELKVSDDGRGLASNTQSGAPGPGYGLVGMRERAELFGGSLTAGPRSGGGFQVRFVVPVPAAPSGVGHLRFAPHEASADGSGGDGVPTDAPDGAASGATTGATAGRSARTATDEES; encoded by the coding sequence GTGGAGAGCCCCAGTCTGTACGAACGCGTGTCCGGGTGGTTCGAACGCCATCGCTTCGCCACCGACGTGACCGTGGCGCTGGTTCTCGGGGGCTTCGTGCTCGTCGCCGCGGTCAGCGCCACCGAGGCGATGGTCTGGGCATCCGGTCTGCCGGGATGGTTCCCCGCCGTGTGGTCCGCGCTCATGATGGTGCCGATGGCCTGGGTGCGGACCCGGCCGGTCGCCTCGACCGGCGCCATGCTGGTCCTCGCGCTGACCCACATGGGGCTCGGGGTGCCAGTCATGTTGCCGGCCGACCTGATGCTCCCCTACTCCCTCTACGGCCTGACCGCCTACGGGCCGCGGTGGGGGCCGCGGGCGGGCATCATCGCGGCGGCGGCCGGATGCTTCCTGCTCTACCTGGAGACCAAGATCCTGTCCGGCGACACCGGCGGCGGCGCCGAGGCCGCGGGGGCCTTCGCCTTCCTCATCTTCTGCACCGCCTGGGCGCTGGGCCTGTTCCGCCGGTCCCGGAGGGCCATGCTGGACGCCCTGCGCGATCGTGCGGAGCGGCTGCAACTGGAGAGCGATCAGCAGGCGACGATCGCGGCCGGGGCCGAACGCGCGCGCATCGCCCGGGAGATGCACGACGTCGTCGCGCACTCCCTGTCCGTTGTCATCGCCCAGGCCGACGGCGGCCGCTACGCCGCCCGGGCCGACCCGGAGGCGGCGAGCCGTGCCCTGGACACCATCGCGGAGACGGGTCGTGCGGCCCTGGCGGACATGCGCAAGATCCTCGGGGTGCTGCGCACGTCGCCCGCGCCGGGTGAGGCGCCGGGTGCACCGTCGGACGGGCCGGGCGCCACGGGTTCCGCCGCCGAGCCGGCTCCGATCGCCCCGCAGCCCGACGTCACCCAGATCGAGGCGCTCGTCGAGCAGTCCCGATCCGACGGGATGCGCGTCTCCTACGCCCGGATCGGCGAGGAACGCCAGCTGCCGCCAGGCATCGGGCTCAACATCTACCGCGTCGCCCAGGAGGCCCTCACGAACGTGCGCAAGCACGCCGGACCCGACCCCCAGGCGACCGTCCTGATCCGCTGGGGCGAACGCGAGATCGAGCTGAAGGTGTCCGACGACGGTCGCGGGCTCGCCTCGAACACCCAGTCCGGTGCCCCCGGCCCGGGGTACGGTCTGGTCGGGATGCGCGAGCGCGCCGAGCTGTTCGGGGGGTCCCTCACTGCCGGCCCGAGGTCCGGGGGCGGGTTCCAGGTGCGGTTCGTCGTTCCGGTGCCGGCCGCGCCGTCCGGCGTCGGGCATCTACGGTTCGCGCCGCACGAGGCGTCGGCTGACGGGTCCGGGGGTGACGGTGTGCCTACGGACGCTCCGGACGGAGCGGCATCTGGCGCGACGACCGGTGCCACGGCGGGCAGGTCCGCCCGTACAGCCACTGATGAGGAGTCATGA
- a CDS encoding response regulator, which produces MTETAEHTRVVLVDDQQLVRAGLRMVIDSQPDLTVVGEASDGLQALRLLAGTPADVVLMDVRMPNLNGLQATERLLGGDGGGGAVPRVVVLTTFDLDEYVLEAIRVGASGFLLKDAPPEELLAAVRTVHRGDAVIAPSSTRRLLEHLVTALPTTDPHGAEAHAALGALTEREREVLVLMARGRSNQEIAAELYVAEATVKTHVGRVLAKLGARDRVQAVVTAYETGLVRPGA; this is translated from the coding sequence ATGACCGAGACCGCTGAACACACCCGCGTCGTCCTCGTCGACGACCAGCAGCTCGTCCGTGCGGGACTGCGCATGGTGATCGACTCGCAGCCCGACCTCACCGTCGTCGGTGAGGCGAGCGACGGCCTCCAGGCACTGCGCCTCCTCGCCGGCACCCCGGCCGACGTCGTCCTCATGGACGTGCGGATGCCCAACCTCAACGGCCTGCAGGCCACGGAACGGTTGCTGGGGGGCGACGGCGGAGGTGGTGCCGTACCGCGCGTCGTCGTGCTGACGACGTTCGACCTCGACGAGTACGTGCTCGAGGCGATCCGGGTGGGCGCCAGCGGGTTCCTGCTCAAGGACGCGCCGCCGGAGGAACTGCTCGCCGCCGTGCGCACGGTGCACCGGGGCGACGCGGTGATCGCGCCGTCGTCCACGCGGCGGCTGCTGGAGCATCTGGTGACCGCGCTGCCCACGACCGACCCGCACGGCGCGGAGGCGCACGCGGCGCTGGGCGCGCTCACCGAGCGCGAGCGCGAGGTGCTCGTGCTGATGGCGCGCGGCCGGTCGAACCAGGAGATCGCGGCGGAGCTGTACGTCGCCGAGGCGACCGTGAAGACGCACGTGGGGCGCGTCCTGGCCAAGCTGGGGGCGCGTGACCGCGTGCAGGCCGTGGTGACGGCGTACGAGACGGGGCTGGTGCGGCCGGGGGCGTGA
- a CDS encoding LamG domain-containing protein, with product MTGPVYEGPEAENGPTGDGLADDGRPVLEGAGDGSQPVEDIETVSQAESEALAEAAETGEAVEVVAQRSEQGEVWAQPDGTLEGRSFVVPQWTRADGDWVRVDTTLREADGVVAPVASTVDVEFSAGGDEPLVRMDRMGRVVELTWPEPLPSPGLDGDTATYSEVLDGVDLQMTATEDGYASYFVVKTPEAATSPELAEIRFSLETQGLDVSETEDGGLEARDQGAAGVVFAAPPAAMWDTVAEEPDQAGGESAEATSLRASASGAGSAGTAADAAGEHGDPDTFAAVGVEVSAERDQLTLIPDQGLLNDPETTFPVVIDPQWHTPKAGAWASPNKSYPDNMGWKFNGKTTQGLGTCTGWSDCPGGSTYRLMYQFDVSRFKGTRILSAEFVVKNTHSAVCSNHRVDLWRVGAINSSNTSWNKTSNSTFWKELIAHDSFHYGGNQSTCNSAADAEFGIRDTVQWFADEGWGRLTLGMRAYSETSKSYWKKFSRNGYVRVKYNRPPNRIKATQLSMNPGGSCAKSGDAPRIRQIDKLVASQATDPDGDRLQVRFTITDTNNNQVWTSGLVPSSSKANGSAFSVQVPKAEIPENKLLRWGVRVWDGRDTSKWSYADSGWRCHFVYDTSRPKEPTITSARWPASDPENPEDPWLDGVGQSGGFDFSTTSGDVVKYRYEVNAQPTGSSREVTAAQAGFHLMPSEPGVYTINAQALDAAGNKSTTATYQVRIGSGRPPISMWGFDGAAADSPLTLSGDAHIASLPAGERVDGDALLLDGAGDSGMAPSSERVGTAYSFAVEAWAYLDAKTPGQAVVVSQAGPDYMDYKLYYTGSADGRSDRWAFGRYTSDLAITGVGSDVPVRTGRWTHLVGVHNSLTNQLLIYVDGVPSEPRSFSDPVSELGPVTIGAGRYSATANPTSFWPGRVDGVNLYDRMVPVGEAAALAYARPSVAARWSFEPTTVDPTASPVTVASEVDTTGGQGPSLTLSAGAGLNQEWWVDEQALVLDGVDGYAATSSVPLDTSNSFTLTGWAQAAGELDRSATVAAINGSSESAVLVEAEPGIPDAEGEPAGVTWRLIMRDADGSSATVAEAVDTSELSATDWTHLAVVYDAARRTARLVVNGNDADVNPMIENVDVFSASASVSVGRGRSAGAWSGYWPGQVDDVWLFNGTLSDAQINQFLHTQFGMPTEVPGGAE from the coding sequence GTGACAGGTCCCGTGTACGAAGGGCCTGAGGCCGAGAACGGTCCGACCGGGGACGGGCTGGCGGACGACGGCCGGCCGGTTCTCGAGGGAGCGGGTGACGGGTCGCAGCCGGTCGAGGACATCGAGACGGTCTCACAGGCCGAGTCGGAGGCGCTGGCCGAGGCAGCGGAGACCGGCGAGGCGGTCGAGGTCGTCGCTCAGCGCTCCGAGCAGGGCGAGGTCTGGGCGCAGCCGGACGGCACCCTGGAGGGGCGTTCGTTCGTGGTTCCGCAGTGGACGCGGGCCGACGGTGACTGGGTCCGCGTGGACACCACGCTGCGGGAGGCCGACGGCGTGGTGGCACCGGTGGCTTCGACGGTGGATGTCGAGTTCTCCGCCGGTGGCGACGAGCCGCTGGTGCGGATGGACCGGATGGGCCGCGTGGTCGAGCTGACGTGGCCGGAGCCGCTGCCGAGTCCCGGTCTGGACGGTGACACCGCTACGTACAGCGAGGTACTGGACGGTGTGGACCTGCAGATGACGGCCACGGAAGACGGGTATGCCTCGTACTTCGTGGTGAAGACCCCCGAGGCTGCCACATCGCCGGAGCTGGCCGAGATCCGGTTCTCCCTGGAGACCCAGGGGCTCGACGTCTCGGAGACCGAGGACGGCGGGCTGGAAGCCCGGGACCAGGGCGCGGCCGGGGTGGTGTTCGCCGCTCCGCCGGCGGCGATGTGGGACACGGTTGCCGAGGAGCCGGATCAGGCCGGCGGGGAGTCCGCCGAGGCGACCTCCCTTCGGGCGAGCGCTTCGGGTGCCGGCAGCGCGGGCACCGCCGCGGACGCGGCGGGCGAGCATGGCGATCCCGACACGTTTGCCGCGGTTGGCGTCGAGGTCTCGGCGGAGCGCGACCAGCTGACGCTGATCCCGGATCAGGGGTTGCTGAATGACCCGGAGACGACGTTTCCCGTCGTGATCGATCCGCAGTGGCACACGCCGAAGGCGGGAGCGTGGGCGTCGCCGAACAAGTCGTACCCGGACAACATGGGCTGGAAGTTCAACGGGAAGACGACCCAGGGCCTGGGCACGTGCACGGGCTGGTCGGACTGCCCGGGCGGGTCGACCTACCGGCTGATGTACCAGTTCGACGTGTCGAGGTTCAAGGGCACCAGGATCCTCTCCGCCGAGTTCGTGGTGAAGAACACGCACTCCGCGGTGTGCTCGAACCACCGCGTCGACCTGTGGCGTGTGGGGGCGATCAACTCGTCCAACACGTCGTGGAACAAGACGAGCAACTCGACGTTCTGGAAGGAACTGATCGCGCACGACTCGTTCCACTACGGCGGGAACCAGTCCACGTGCAACAGCGCGGCGGACGCGGAGTTCGGCATCCGGGACACGGTGCAGTGGTTCGCCGACGAGGGCTGGGGGCGCCTGACGCTCGGGATGCGCGCCTACTCCGAGACCAGCAAGTCGTACTGGAAGAAGTTCTCGCGCAACGGATACGTGCGGGTGAAGTACAACCGTCCGCCCAACCGGATCAAGGCGACGCAGCTGTCGATGAACCCCGGCGGCTCCTGCGCGAAGTCGGGGGACGCACCGCGGATCCGCCAGATCGACAAGCTGGTCGCGTCGCAGGCCACGGACCCGGACGGGGACCGGCTGCAGGTGCGGTTCACGATCACCGACACGAACAACAACCAGGTGTGGACCTCGGGACTGGTGCCGTCGAGTTCGAAGGCGAATGGGTCGGCGTTCAGCGTGCAGGTGCCCAAGGCGGAGATCCCGGAGAACAAGCTGCTGCGGTGGGGGGTGCGCGTCTGGGACGGGCGCGACACGAGCAAGTGGTCGTATGCGGACAGCGGCTGGCGGTGTCACTTCGTGTACGACACCTCACGGCCGAAGGAGCCGACGATCACGTCCGCTCGGTGGCCGGCCTCCGACCCGGAGAACCCGGAGGACCCGTGGTTGGACGGCGTGGGACAGTCCGGTGGCTTCGACTTCTCGACGACCTCGGGTGACGTGGTCAAGTACCGGTACGAAGTCAACGCGCAGCCGACCGGGTCGAGCCGGGAGGTGACCGCGGCGCAAGCGGGCTTCCACTTGATGCCCTCGGAACCAGGCGTTTACACCATCAACGCGCAGGCGCTGGATGCCGCAGGGAACAAGTCGACGACGGCGACCTACCAGGTGCGGATCGGATCGGGCCGACCCCCGATCTCCATGTGGGGGTTCGACGGCGCGGCGGCCGACAGTCCGCTGACGCTGTCTGGGGACGCCCATATTGCCTCGTTGCCGGCGGGCGAGCGTGTTGACGGTGACGCGCTGTTGCTTGACGGTGCCGGGGATTCAGGGATGGCGCCATCCTCGGAACGGGTTGGCACGGCGTATTCGTTTGCAGTGGAGGCATGGGCGTACCTCGATGCCAAGACGCCTGGGCAGGCGGTCGTGGTCTCGCAGGCCGGGCCGGACTACATGGACTACAAGCTCTACTACACGGGATCAGCCGACGGCCGCAGTGATCGTTGGGCGTTCGGCCGGTACACCTCGGACCTGGCGATCACCGGCGTCGGATCGGACGTGCCTGTGCGGACCGGGCGATGGACCCACCTGGTGGGCGTGCACAACTCGCTGACGAACCAGTTGCTGATCTACGTCGACGGCGTGCCCAGCGAACCGCGGTCGTTCTCGGATCCGGTCTCGGAGTTGGGCCCCGTCACCATCGGTGCAGGCCGTTATTCGGCGACAGCGAACCCGACGTCGTTCTGGCCGGGCAGGGTCGACGGCGTGAACCTTTATGACCGGATGGTGCCCGTCGGGGAGGCTGCTGCGCTTGCGTACGCCCGGCCGTCGGTCGCGGCGCGTTGGTCGTTCGAGCCGACCACCGTCGACCCCACAGCGTCGCCGGTCACGGTCGCGAGTGAGGTCGACACGACCGGCGGACAGGGTCCGTCCTTGACGCTGTCCGCGGGCGCCGGGCTGAACCAGGAATGGTGGGTCGACGAGCAGGCGCTTGTGCTGGACGGAGTGGATGGATACGCGGCCACGTCTTCCGTGCCGCTGGACACGTCGAACTCGTTCACCCTGACTGGGTGGGCGCAGGCGGCCGGGGAACTCGACAGGTCCGCGACCGTGGCGGCGATCAACGGGTCGAGCGAGTCTGCTGTGCTGGTTGAGGCGGAACCCGGGATACCAGATGCCGAGGGGGAACCTGCCGGGGTGACCTGGCGGCTGATCATGCGCGACGCAGATGGCTCGAGCGCGACAGTGGCTGAAGCGGTGGACACTTCGGAACTGTCCGCCACCGACTGGACTCACCTGGCGGTCGTGTACGACGCGGCGCGTCGAACGGCCCGCCTGGTGGTCAACGGAAACGACGCCGATGTGAACCCCATGATCGAGAACGTCGACGTCTTCTCTGCCAGTGCCTCGGTTTCGGTGGGGCGTGGGCGGTCAGCCGGCGCTTGGAGCGGGTACTGGCCTGGCCAGGTCGATGACGTGTGGCTGTTCAACGGCACCTTGTCAGATGCGCAGATCAACCAGTTCCTCCACACCCAGTTCGGCATGCCGACCGAGGTTCCGGGGGGCGCGGAGTGA
- a CDS encoding IS3 family transposase (programmed frameshift): protein MPKKIDPQLRARCVRLVRDHLQEYPTLTAAVTAVARQEGVSRESVRRWLAQAEVDDGTRPGVTSEESAEVKRLKAENKKLREDNEILRRASNFLRGGARPPKPLILAFVDELRAEGYAVESILRVLRQQGLGIAARTYRAWKRPAGIAARTVTDALVEDKVRALAWTFNEVTGQMQMTPEGLYGRRKWVALLRRRHDLAGTSRGAVDRAMRSLGLEGVRRAKKLRTTIPDPDGKRAGDLLNRDFTAPAPNRTWVTDFTYVRTWAGFVYVAFIVDVFAQRIIGWHASSSKKVDLVMTPLRIALWQREREGKPVSPGDLIHHSDAGSQYTAIRLTEHLALEGIAPSIGSVGDAYDNALIETINGLYKTECIRTTIFHPGPYQTLADVEYATAGWVDWYNNRRLHGSLGMLTPIEFETLHYEALTREPEPAK from the exons ATGCCGAAGAAGATCGATCCCCAGCTGCGTGCGAGGTGCGTGCGGCTGGTGAGGGACCACCTGCAGGAGTACCCAACCTTGACCGCCGCGGTGACCGCGGTCGCCCGTCAGGAAGGCGTCTCCCGCGAGTCGGTGCGGCGCTGGCTGGCCCAGGCCGAGGTTGATGACGGCACCCGGCCTGGCGTGACCAGTGAAGAGTCCGCCGAGGTCAAACGCCTCAAGGCCGAGAACAAGAAGCTGCGGGAGGACAACGAGATCCTGCGTAGGGCTTCGA ATTTTCTTCGCGGGGGAGCTCGACCCCCGAAACCGCTGATCCTGGCGTTCGTCGACGAGCTGAGGGCCGAGGGCTACGCAGTCGAGTCGATCCTTCGCGTCCTGCGTCAGCAGGGCCTGGGGATCGCTGCGCGGACCTACCGGGCATGGAAGCGCCCGGCCGGGATCGCGGCCCGCACCGTCACCGACGCCCTGGTCGAGGACAAGGTCCGCGCCCTGGCCTGGACGTTCAACGAGGTCACCGGACAGATGCAGATGACGCCGGAGGGCCTGTACGGGCGGCGCAAGTGGGTCGCCCTGCTCCGTCGCCGGCACGACCTCGCCGGCACCTCGCGCGGCGCGGTGGACCGGGCGATGCGCAGCCTCGGGCTCGAGGGCGTGCGCCGGGCGAAGAAGCTTCGTACCACGATCCCCGACCCGGATGGGAAACGGGCCGGTGACCTGCTGAACCGCGACTTCACCGCCCCGGCCCCAAACCGGACCTGGGTCACCGACTTCACCTACGTACGTACCTGGGCGGGGTTCGTCTACGTCGCGTTCATCGTGGACGTCTTCGCCCAGCGGATCATCGGCTGGCACGCCAGCTCCAGCAAGAAGGTCGACCTGGTCATGACTCCGCTGCGGATCGCACTCTGGCAACGAGAACGAGAAGGAAAACCGGTCTCACCTGGGGATTTGATCCACCACAGCGACGCCGGATCTCAGTACACAGCGATTCGCCTGACCGAGCACCTCGCCCTCGAGGGCATCGCGCCCTCGATCGGCTCCGTCGGCGACGCCTACGACAACGCCCTCATCGAGACGATCAACGGCCTGTACAAGACCGAGTGCATCCGCACCACCATCTTCCACCCCGGCCCCTACCAGACCCTCGCCGACGTCGAGTACGCGACCGCCGGATGGGTCGACTGGTACAACAACCGGCGTCTCCACGGCTCGCTCGGGATGCTCACCCCGATAGAGTTCGAGACGCTCCACTACGAGGCCCTCACCCGAGAGCCCGAACCCGCAAAGTAG